The genomic stretch CGTGCGACAGGTGCAGCAGACTGTGGCCCTCCAACAGATGCTGCTGGTTCGGTTGGAGCGGGTGGAGGCCCTGCTCCCCAccctggaggaggagaagaggagcctTCAGGAGGATTCATGCCTTCAGGAGGCTTCCTGCCTTCAGGAGGAGGCTGCAGGGTCCTGCTGCCCCCAGGCCAGCGAAGTCTCCAAGCCTATTTAGGGTTTCCATGGAGACCACGCACTAAACTGGATCTCTGGACCTGCTTTTAAAATAAAGATCCTGCAAAACAGAGTAAAATACTGCCTGACCaaattcttttctttttgtttatctttttatatgtttgtatatattttttctgaCACTGTTGTGGGAATATGTACCTGATAGGTCATCACAGTGCATAAAGTTAGCATTGAAGCTAAATCATGTAGCTGAACTCCTGACCCTCACACCTTGATTTAGTGTGGCTATCCAAACACTCATATAGAGAAACCAATGGGGCATTTGAACATTTGAATGACAGCTGGGTTTATTCATAACAGTTTATTCATAAGGTATTCTAACATTCTAACAGCAGGTATTGCGAGCTTGTACTCCCTGCTGGAGGCCTTGTTTCACCTCGCGTGTTTTTGTCAGCCTTTATTCTCACTTCTTTGTGGATTAAAAATAGATGCCAGCAAAAAGAGGCTGGCTTATTTTTGTTTAACAGACAACCTTTTATGACCACAGCAGTTTATAGACCAGTGTTAATTATATTGTAATGGGCAGAAAGCTTGAAAATGACAGCCTGGCAGATCTATGCGTTGCCAGAGTGACGAGTGTAGTGGTTTTGTGCCGCATTCCTGCCTGCTGTGTCTCTTATGGAGCGATGGAGGAATACCCCTGGAAACCAGGCAATAACCAGCTCAGTTCagcaatataaatataatactaTAATATCGACAAATATGGAGTCAAACGAATACAGAACCTCAAATAAATCATTACATAAATGTTAAAATGTCTAAGATAAAGACATAAAAGTTGATCAGCTGATGTAgcctatactatactatatatgcTGCATAGTTCACAATTCAactactatatactatattatatatgcTGCATAGTTCATAATTTAACTActgtatactatactatatatgcTGCATACTTCATAATTCAAATACTGCATACTATACTATGTTTGCTGCATACTTCATAATTCAACTACTACTGTATACTAGACTATGTATGCTGCATACTTCATAATTCAACTActgtatactatactatatatgcTGCATACTTTATAATTCAACtactatatactatactatGTATGCTGCATAGTTCATAATACAATGCTGACGCAAAGTGTCGCTATTCGGCCGCTGTAGCTCGCAGAATCTCTCTGACCGTAACGGCAAAGTGAACAAGCTCTCGGAACAGTTATCCTACTTTCCGGAAGAGGGCGCCAGCGCAGCGAAGACGCGAACAGCCCAAAACGTAACGAAGAAGAAGCCTGTCCGCTAGCGCAAGGAAACATGGCGCCGTGGGGTCGTGTCCGTTGGCTTTCTTGTGCTCTTACTTGCGTTCGGTGCAGTAGACATTTAAGCCAAATCAAGGGTAGGTGCGGTAGAAATTTAAGTCAAGGCATTCTTAACTATGTTAACTCCGCGTAGGGGATCCGTGAGACATTTGTGGGGCAGCTACAGTCGATCGCTGACGTTTGCTCGTTAGGGATATGTATCTAGCTGGGTGTTTATTTGGCTGCGCTCTTATTGCTGTTATTTGCTTGTTGTATGAGCTAAACTATTTTATAATGTAGTTAAAGCTTAATGCTGTGGTCTTCTTTTACACTTTTCTCCAGTCGCGTTGCCAAATAATTCCACATCAGCTCAACAAGTAAAGCATTTTGTTAAAAACAGGTAAGAATGGTTGGACTTGGGTTTGAGTCTTCTTTTaagtactgtactgtatttgaGCTCTTAGGGGTGACCAGATCCCCTGCCTTAGCTGAGCAGACCAGCAGAAAACGTAGAGATCAGAAGGATATATTGGAAGTAGGCCTTAAATGTGAAGTGGAATTCTTTCTAGTTTGTAACTTTCTAGTTTGTAACTAAACGATCAGTGCTTCTGTTATATTGGGATTCAGaataaaacattttctgctCATCCAATCTTGTATGTCTTTAACGGTCATTTTTGTTTAGCTGTGGTGTCGGATAGGTGTGTATCCGTGTAAACAGAATTGCCTTTTAATGACCCACCTTggctcacctacacacactagTCTGACAATAACTACCAGGTCTCCTCTTTTTATCCAGTAACGTGGACCTCGGCGTGACACGTGATGGCAAAACTATAGTGTGTTTCCATCCTGCTCCAAGCATTTCCTATGACCTGACCAAGGTGAGTGCCAACTCGTAGATGTTTTTACACTAGCAGGTGTTTTACTGACTGCTTGATGTGGAGCGGAAATTTACTTGGTAACAGGTGACGCAGGGCTTAGTGGAACTGTAATGAtgactctcaccctctctcacacacacataatattctgatacttttttttaaaaaatacCAGAGTAGGAATATAATGATCAAAATAAGACATGCTTCTCAAAAATAAATAGCCTACATATTTAAAATGTCATTCAATTTAGGATTTGCCCATTTGCAGGAGTTGTATAGTTCCTACAATGCCTTCAAATGCGCCTCAGCCCCAAATCAGTAACGACTGTGATGCGGAGTCACAGATTATACATCAGATTGTTTCCTCAGCATAAATATAAGATTCGGGGTACTCAGTGTAGTGTACTATATTATCCACATTCCACACCACACTTTCACCAAGCGCTCACCTAAGTGTGTTAACACCTGTGTGTGGTACAGCCCGTCCCAAGACCGGACCCCATCACTGAATCTGCAGAGACGCATGATGTAGTGCTGAAGTCTCGTCTCAGTAGTGCCGTTTTAAAGGATAAAAAAGGTCCCACTATGGAGGAGCTTAGCAAGATGTTCTACACCACCAAACACTGCTGGTACCCTGTTGGAGAGTAAGTACTTCTCTAAATGTTTGCGTTTCTATACGTTTCTAAACGAGACACGGTGTGCTGTGTTCTTTGAGCTCCTTTATACTTGTAGGttgtgggtttgggtgtgtttAGAGTTCACAGGTTGGGGTAGTTTTCCCTCCAGCACTTTTAGCCAGTGAAAACTTGAGATTGATGTGTTTGGTGAAGAACTGTGTACAATAGTTGTGAAAATGTTTTCCCTCAAATCAGAAGCTTGAAAAGGCTTACACTGGttctgttttctctttctctcttttcagaTATCATAAAAGACGCAGGAACAAAAATCCACCCAAAGACAGATAGATTTATTGGACAAATGTCCATTGTTGAACCTGATAGATatgcataaaaaataaattaaactgCTGAATTTATGGGAAAGAGTTGATATTTATTTCACTGAAATAATTTACAAACACTattttgccaaaagtattcgctcaccttccttgactcagaaatgagcttaagtgacatcccattcctaatccatagggttcaatatgatgttggtccaccctttgcagctagaacagcttcaagtcttctgggaaggctgtccacaaagtTTAGTagagtgtttatggggatttttgaccgtTTGTGTGATCACATACTGacgttggacgagaaggcctggctctcagtctccgctctaatttatCCCAAAgctgttctatcaggttgaggtcaggactgtgcCGTCCACTCAAGtttatccacaccagactctgccatccatgtctttaggaccttgctttgtgccctggtgtacagtcatgttggaagagaggaaggggccatttccaaactgttcccacaaagtcgggagcatggaattgtccaaaatgccttggtatgctgaatcattcagagttcctttcaatgGATCTAAGGGGAAAAACAACCCATACCATAATCCTcaatccaccaaactttacgTTTGAAAcactgcagtcagacaagtactgttctccgccaaacccagacttgtccatcagattgccaaatAGAGAAGTGCGATTTGTCAGTCCAGAAAACACGCCTCCACCgttctagagtccagtggcggcgtgctttacaccactgcatctgacgctttgcattgcacttggtgatgtatggcttggatgcagctgcttgaccatggaaacccattccatgaagttctctgtgcactgttcttgagctaatctgaaggccacttACAGATGTGTTTAATTTGCAGATGGAACACATATGTTATGTCCTCCAATTATATTCATGACATTCTGACCTGGCTGACATCTATACAAATCCCCCAGTGTGATGAAAATGTGTATGTTCTTTATTTAAAGCTGGTGAATGTCTGACCTTGTTTTAACAGATATGGAAATTACACAAGATGACATCATACAACTGATATACACAGTGGCAGAGAATGAAGAATTATTGGTAGTAGTGAAGGATGCGTTCAGTGGGCTCTTCATAGGGTTGGTCTCTGCTGCTGTCGGAATGCTATTTGGTGGTATTTCTGGATTGGTTCTATAGGTAAGTTGGATCATGTATGCGTCTACATATTAAATCATGAACTCACTGTTTTGAGCAGGTGCTGTTTTAGGAGGAGTTCTGGAGTACAGTGCattggttggttttacagtgcACATCTTGTAATATCAACACTGTCCATGTGCCTCGCTGATGATGTCTTGCCAGAAGAAGCAAGAAGCAAACGAGACAAAGGGACCAtatacagataaacatgcccaTTCAAACATGTAAACACCAGTACACATGGACATGAatggacataaacacacacagacatgccccCCAAGGGAGGAGTCGGGGTCTGTACTGTGACAGCAGCATAATATAGacctgattctctctctctctctctctctctctctctctctctctctctctctctctctctctctctctctctctctctctctctctctctctctctatatatatatatatatatatatatatatatatatatatatatatatatatatatatagtgtgtgtgcagctaatcacatggcagcaactcaatgcatttaggcatgtagacgtggccaagacgatctgctgcagttcaaaccgagcatcagactGGGTAAGAGGTTATTTAAGTGAcatgaatgtggcatggttgttggttgctggtctgagtatttcagaaactgctgatctactgggattttcatgcataaccatctctagggtttacagagaatggtccgaaaaagagaaaatgtcCAGTTAGCGggagttctgtgggcgcaaatgcattgttgatgccagaggtcagaggagaatggccagactggttcaagctgatagaacagcaacagtaactcacataaccagttgttacaaccaaggcatgcagaagagcatctctgaacaccttGAACCTTGatgaaccttgaggcggatggcagcagaagaccacacagcagcagaagaccacacagcagcagaagaccacaccaggtgccactcctgtcagctaagaacaggaaactgaggctacaattcacacaggctcgcCAAACTTGGACAAGATttgaaaaacgttgcctggtctgatgagtctcaatttctgccATGACATTCAGATGGAAGGGTCAGattttggcatcaacaacatgaaagtatggatccatcctgccacCTGCCTGGTGGTGgtacaatggtgtgggggatattttcctagCACACCTTgggtccattagtaccagttgaGCATTGTGTAAACACCACAGTCTACCTGAGTAttattgctgaccatgtccatccctttatgaccacagtgtacccatcttccgatggctacttccagcaggataacgcgccctgtcataaagcgcaaatcatctcagactggtttcttgaacacgataATGAGTTCACTgcactcaaatggcctccacagtcaccagatcatAATCCAGTAGTGCACTTTTGGGATGTTGTGGAATGGGaaattcacatcatggatgtgcagctgacaaatctgcagcaactgtgtgatgatatgtaaatatggaccagactctctgaggaatgtttccagtactttgttgaatctatgccatgaaggtATAAAACCATTAAATAAATGGTCTATGGTAACTGTGCTTATGTCTGTGTCCCAGAGAGCATCTGTGTCCCCTCTGCTTCATCCTTTCAGTTTAACAGGAAATAAAACAGTTGGGTTGAGACTAGAAACACACCTTGTTGTGTGAGTGATTTGATTGGCTTGAAATATTACGCTGCTTCCTTAAATTGTCAGGGCTGAGCCCTGTTGTGTAGCATAGGAGTTTTAATTCTCTCTGATATAGGAACTGTACTTAATACTGTATTCGGTTTGCTGGCAACGTAAGGTAAGAGTATACTATATAATCAGTTGAAAATGCTGCATGATGAAAGTGTTTTGGCTATCGAACATGGGCGGTCACCAAGCGGTATTTACACCTGCCGGTCTGGCTGAAGGTTGATTCCTGTCCTATTTTTAGAACGGTAGAGCTTAATTAATCGCTATTACTGAAATAATGTCATTTAAAATGCCAATCGCAGCAATTTCCTGTaggagaggtggtggaggagctgGATGGAGCAGTTGGGTGAAGCAGTTAGGTGGATCCATATGTAGTGTCATGGTTTTCCTCCATTTCCCCCACAGATGACTGGGATTTGTTTCTTGTTGGAAATCCCTACAGTTTTAATATCTAGTTTGGTTGTGAATGTATCTGTGCTTTGAAATGTCAAATCAATtcaaattaaatcaaatcaGATTTATTGTCACATCATCAGAGTACAAGAACACCGATGAGTGGAAAAAcatgtttttgcacaaaatgcagtcattttacatgtttctataatgcttacattttctatacacacaaggttatccaataacaaaattctgaatcatatttgtcttatttacaaatgcttgcacacagcatgtcaaaaatgaaaacctaaggttcaaaacattaaatattgtataaaatgcaaagttctgcaaaaacaaaggcagctgaaaagttattactgtaatacatatcaatgaaataaaatgaagtacagtaatgtaccgggtcagagaggagcaaatatatcAATTTgttctgcaatctcaagtgctggtttggtctttcacaaatgtcagaTTGGTTATAACATTgaccttctttcgtttttgaacgATCTCTATCagcaactggttccagaagcagaaagggaacaggtgggaggaaacacgaggacatttgtgatgggacaatgtagcattctgtcattctcatgtcatcacaaactggtttatagaccatccaagagtgatgtcccttttcctcccgcccatctcgcctttcctcaaccccactaaggaacttttttcagtctagaggtggaaggtgtatgatcatcggccccatgaccaaatgtccctcctggatgcaatggatcccggctgcagagacatttcagctgaagactgccaggagtgaataaggcataccattTTTTGGGTTATgctacaatttacagtaatgtccctaatacagtaaaatacagacatgtataaagtattagagacccatacttgagtaaaagtacaagtactctatcagaAAATTGACTTGaatagaagttgaagtgttctttaaaaactttacttaagtggaagtacagaagtattcagcatttttttaagtattgcaagtagtttataaaaaaaattattactcaagtactgaaagtaaaaagtacaagtatctGCGTTAACGTGCTttgataatgtgatactcttatcgggcgatataaaaaatatcatAAAATATTTCATCGTAAGGTTTGTTGGTAATGCTCCATCAAATAATGATTTACAGCTCAAAGGTAGTTTACAGAATCTCAACATGTGTCTTGTTTAAATGAGGTGGTCAGTTATACCTACTGATCCAAGCCATCAACAATAAACATGCACTCCTCATTACCAATACAACATTGCACAGGAAATGCCTTAATTTAAATAAACAATTCCTTAAATTGTTTAAATTGTTTTAAAACTCGAGTTTAATGATCTGTCATTTTCCTGATATTCAGACAATGCACGCAATAAGGATAATCTGGCACTTTTACCTCACCTAGACACCTCACACTTAAGTTACACAGAGCCACCTACACAGGTTAAGTAGTTAACTAACTAGTTATCTGGTATGAGTGATCATTGAATATTTCATCCTTTACCCTAGTAGTGTTTTATAATTACACTGCGGGCTGCACAATCTTTTGAAAAGACAATTTGCTGACCGATTAAAGATTATCTAAAGGCTAATGTCGACAACACCAGGCTTCTACTTGGACAGCTATTGTGCCTTCAGCTATTAGAATGAATCCGCGCTGCTTCTGTCGCCTGTTCAGAGGAGGAGTGACCACAGGGAGGACGCATTGTTGCTGACAGCACCTACAACATGGTAAGTTATTTAACTCGGGTTCATATTGTCACACACGTATTCCTACATCGATGTTTTTCATTCTTGTTTTCTTCCTGCTTTGCTCCTGCTCCTGTCAGATTAGTCTGTTGCTAAAATAGCTGTTGACGGTAGTCTGTGTTATCAGCACTAATCTCTTTGGAATCTGTTGGTTGAGGATCTTTGACGCCACGCTGCTGGTTCATGTAGGCGGGATGGGGGTAATACATTTAGCAAAATGCAAAAATGTTTGTAGCATGAGACTAAAAATATCTCTTTTTTTATCCCGTGTAAACCAGCAAGTTTAGGATTATTGTTtttaggggtgggtatcaccactgatttcccagtttgattcgattccgattcacaaggtcccgattcaattagattttcgattcaattcaatatcgattcttgtagggaaatttcagttgcaataaaaagtgtagtttgaatgtgaaatgttgtaatgatacacggaacactcaaactttattaaaatgtattgcaGCAATGAAACATTTATGAACGTAGTTCTCAATATTGTAAACAAGGTCCAAtaactaagatttattcatgactgctttctgacatcttggagattgtcaaatttttTTGCAAGAAAtggagctgatcaacatgttgaggagtgagacagctcctttgtgcagtaacagtattgccagctgttgagaaaacttcacagcttaCTTGACGCGTCACGACCGACGTGAGGGTCCGCACACCGAAAACGACGTAATatcggtggctccgccccttatGGAAAGACCTCTCAATTTTTTGAAACTTTgcgtgccgcgcctcagcgcaatgaacaaagtcatgtttgcagggttcataaacCTAAACAAGGCGGAATTAAAGCACGTCACGCGATATAAAACGCGAGACGTTAAAACGGTacgcatatgcggggaaaattagtcaattctaaagatcgatctcaggtttaaTAAATTGATAttgaatcattcaaatgaagatcgatttgaattgaaaaattgatttttttaaacacacccctaacTGTTTTAGACATAAAAACAAAGACACAGTCTGACAGTTTTCATAGAATTCTGAGAGATTGGTCTGTATTCAGAAATTGCTatacttttttatttatttattattattacattgttATATATTTAGTACAGAATATTCATTATTTCCAGTACAATTTATACAATTTCTAATAGCCAAGGAACTATGGAACTATGTTTTTTTGTAACGTGAAATTATAACTTAATATATATAATCATAACATAAATTTTCAATGGTAAATTTACCCTACCACATCCCAATATTAGAATAAAATAGGGTTACATCATCATTGCTTCCTtccagatgggggggggggggggggggcaattttTATGAAATTGGTTTTCTTTGTTTATTAATGGTCAATCGTGACTGGGCGGACTTATAACTCTCCACTTATTATGTCATTTTGAGCATTTATGGACTAAGTATGGGGCAGTTTAAATAAGATTGCATCAACGTTAACCTCTCATTCCTTAGAACTTTTTATAAATGACTGAATGCCATTATCTCTCCTTGCAGTCACCCTGCCTACCGACTAGTCTGTGTTAATTATGCAtactgttacggaacagctccagacccttgcctgtgggcgtgccgttacgttgtctgcgtgtcgttatgtccatgtgtgACGGGTAGGACCCGTCTAATGGCATTCAGTTCCCCTCCAGACCGTTTAGTGGCAACACCCACAGTGTCGGGGGTTGACGTTCGTCATGCGCAGTACGGCAGTAGCGACGTAATTCGCTGATTGGTCGTGCCTTTATATTCTGCCAGCCCTGCGGAAGAATgatttggtgtttggtgtggtgCATATCGGTGGTTTGAGCTCGGCGCTGTGTCTGGATTCTATTGAGTAAGTTCACCTTCGTGATTGGCGGTATTGCTAAGGTTGTATATTACTAAACTGAGGTGTTGGTTAATGTTTTATAGATCGAAAGCTGTTCCAGAGAGTTTTAGAAGAGCACATTTTTAATACAGTGTCAAGAGACTTTATGAATTGGGGAAACAAGACGGTCGTAACAAGCCTGACGCGTTCTAGGTTGGTATGCTGGGAATTTGTAGTGTCTGTAAATGTAATTATTAGATTTATTCATActgatataatttttatttcattAGACACGAATTCCTAGCAGAGGAATACCATAGCACTACCTGCTGACAACAGACCGGTCCCAGTGAACAAGTGTTTGAAGTTACATCAGCACCAGTCGCTGTTTTGttatattggttttttttttttgtgtccgCTTGTTTGTCCTTTGTATGGTACAATTTTATTGTATTGGCCATCATTTCTGCCCTGTATTCTGATGTCAATTGGTGTCGTTGTATCATGAGCCTTGAGTAATCTCACTTCCTAAGTGAGATTGGAAGCTGACGGAAGAGTATATTTTTAACTAGAATAAATAATTGTAGCTTTTATTCTGTGACATTTAATAACTTGGATAGTAATGTTGTTTTTTcgttctttgtttattttctccAAAGGTGCTGTTGGTGGAATGCGGTAcagtgtgggggttgtgtgataGTTTGCAGTGGTTGTGTGGGGTTATTTGACTTTATTAGAGTGTGGTGGTTTTATTGCACATAATAACTTGCTGTGAACTATTGGTCCATGTTTTAGGGTGAAGCCCTCCACCGGAGTTGTGTGCCCACCACAGTAGCCTGGagattgtttgttatttttattttaaaataaacattgttATTGTTGCCCTCTACTTGGTCGCCGTCTCTGCTCATTCAGTTGAGACCCCTGCGAGTGGGGAAGGGTTGCCCAAGTGATTGGGGGTGTATATCGGGGTGAGGTGGTTTTGCCAGGTTGCTGTGATTGTCCTGGGCTAAATTGGTACACCTCATTGCCTGTGTTACATTATTGGCGTAGTCAGGCAGGATCCTTTTCAGGGACGGCGTCAATTAAGTGGCGGGCAACATACTATTTGTTTcctaattttttttaaaaaaaaaaacagcgacTGGTTGAATCCTGGGAAGGTACGTAGGGTTTTAGCTTCTGTGTTCGGAGGTGTAAGACATACATTTTTACCGTCTCTAAATTTGTTTTGGTTATCTGTGCCAGGAGTAGACCCCATGGAGGATTGGGAGGAACAGATCAGGACTCTGACAGAGCAGGTTCAGAAGCTGCAGGCGGACAATGCTAGTCTTCACCAGAGAGTGTCAGGAGAACCAAGGACGTCAGGTCAGTCATCACAGAGTAGGGAATCTGATCCTTTGTCCACCCCAGCACAAGTCACAGAACGTTATGTTTATGTGCCCCGTGAGCGCAAGTGCCCACGGTTCTCTGGTAATGTTGCACACGATCAGGTACCCGTAGAGGAGTGGGTAGAAGAGGCACGGCAGTGTTTAAGTACTAGATATATGACTCAATTAGAGCAAGCATCGTTTTTATATGATTTATTAGATGGGGAAGCCAAGTTAGAAATAAAGTTCCGCCCCGCGGTAGATCGGAGTGATCCGGAACGTGTTTTGCAGATtttattggagacttttggatGTTTGCAATCTCATATAGAAGCACAGAAGCAATTCTTTCAACGGCGCCAGCGTGAGGGGGAAACGTTGCGAGAGTTCTCCCATGCTTTGTTGTCATTAATGGAAGTGGTGAAGCGGAAGAGTCCAGGGTCTGCTACTAATGCTGATATTTTGGTTAGAGATCAGTTTATAGAATATGTGAAGGATGGTATGCTCCGTCGAGAGTTGAAACGGTTGGTTCGCAGTGATCCTAACATATCCTTCTTGACTATTCGTGGGGAAGCACAGCGCTGGGTGGCCGAAGGGGAGCGTGGGGCTACTGCACGTAGTAGGGCGTTTTCCTGTGACTCTCAATGGGAAGCTGGGTGTGATACACAGGTGGTTAATGCCACAGTTTCCTCTAGTGAAATGGCTGAGGTAAAAGAGTGTTTACGTAAACAGCAAAGTCAGCTGGATGCTATCTTAGCACAGTTAGCTAACCACCCACCATTAAGGGCTGGGACTAATAACCAGCAGACTAAGCGGTTGAGATTTGAATCTGATGGTAGGCCAATTTGCAGACAGTGTAATAGGCCAGGACATATAGCCAGATATTGTCCTGGGTCAGAGGGATGGCAGGCCaccccagtgagagagagactgggaggtGGAAGGGTAGTAGTGTCATCCAACACCCAAGGGCAGCCACAGGGAAACTAATTCCCGCCAGTATGGAGAGCCACATGCTGGATGAGGGTTGTCGGGGCTCGGGAGCCGGTGGGTCTGATGGTATTGGTCCTAGATTGGTGGGGCAATGTCCAGTAGTTAATGTCCTAGTAGATGGAGTAGTAGTACCATCCCTTTTGGACACCGGATCCATGGTGACTACCATTACAGAACGTTTTTTTTTCGCACACTTTCAGCCTAGAGTGCAGGAGCGGCTTCAGTATTGCAGGGGGTTGCGTCTTAAAGCTGCAAACG from Brachyhypopomus gauderio isolate BG-103 unplaced genomic scaffold, BGAUD_0.2 sc89, whole genome shotgun sequence encodes the following:
- the mrpl42 gene encoding large ribosomal subunit protein mL42, with translation MAPWGRVRWLSCALTCVRCSRHLSQIKVALPNNSTSAQQVKHFVKNSNVDLGVTRDGKTIVCFHPAPSISYDLTKPVPRPDPITESAETHDVVLKSRLSSAVLKDKKGPTMEELSKMFYTTKHCWYPVGEYHKRRRNKNPPKDR